CACCAATAGCGACGGCAGTGCCAAGACTCCAGTTATGATTCATCGCGCCATACTCGGTTCATTCGAACGCTTCGTCATGCTCTTAATTGAGCATTACGCCGGCGCCTTTCCACTATGGCTGGCCCCTGAACAGGTTCGGCTAATCGCTTTGAATGATACTAAGGAAGTGACTGAATACGTTGAATTACTGCGGCAAGAATTGAGCCAGCTCGATATCCGAGTCGGTACTGATCTTTCGCAAGAGTCGGTCGGCAAAAAGGTTCGCAACGCTGAACTGATGAAGGTGCCCTATAGTGTGGTGATTGGGCCCGATGAACTCAAACGCCAACGGCTAAAGCCTCGGGCTCGCAAAGGTCTGGAAGAATTTGGCAGTGGCGTCGAAGTCGATGTCTTCGTTGGCCATCTCAA
Above is a window of Candidatus Saccharimonadales bacterium DNA encoding:
- a CDS encoding threonine--tRNA ligase encodes the protein FCMVDQIKNEAAIIIQIIKSFYQQLGLWGDHWVSLSVRDALDHSRYIGEPSDWDQAEATLAEVSKTFKLDAKRMEGEAAIYGPKLDFMFKDALGRETQLATIQLDFAMPKRFELTYTNSDGSAKTPVMIHRAILGSFERFVMLLIEHYAGAFPLWLAPEQVRLIALNDTKEVTEYVELLRQELSQLDIRVGTDLSQESVGKKVRNAELMKVPYSVVIGPDELKRQRLKPRARKGLEEFGSGVEVDVFVGHLKAATENRS